The sequence GCCAGGTGTCTCCTGAAGTCTGCACTATGGTGTCACAGCTGGGAATGCTCTGAAGGCACACAAACAACACTTTCTCTCGTCCcctagccggccggccggctcctCCTTCTCCTTACCTGAAATCGGACCCTCCTCCCCGCTACAATGTGCCCATGCACAACCAGCTGATGGCCCCGCTGCCAtttgaagaagagtcgcttggTGGCTTCGTCCGGTAAGCAAGCCTTGTGGTCCCTCATGAGGTCCTTACTCACAAAGCGACAATGGTTACCCGAATGCAACGCGGCGTAGAGCAGGAAAGGGTCGTCTTCAGAACTGATGGAAAGAACGGGAACAAAAGTAGCTCAGTAACAGTGCACGTCTATCATTCACCCGACGTATTCCTTACATGTTGTCGGTAAAAAAGCAATGAGCTTTCTGCTGGATAAGCTTCATGTTGTGTCTGTCCCAAGACGCAGAGGGCCGCAGCATGTGTTTCCTCCCCAGCACCAGAACAGAAAGGCCCTGTAGCTTGAGCTCCGACACCACGGCCAGCAACTGAAACAAACGCGTGCACAAAACCTTGCTTCATGCCCCATCTTTGAGTCAATATGCAAAAGATCAGAACAATGTGGGCAGGCAAGGTGGTGGTTGTTAGAaaggatgcccccccccccacacacacatgttcaTTTAAGGCTTCGGCAGTCATTCTGCAACCAGCAGTGGGGGAAGAAAAGCCCCCTTTATGAAGGTACCGTTGCGTGTATCTCTTCAGTTAGGTCTCCTTACCATCTCGGATTGCTTGCTTCTGTCTTTAGTGATATTTGCCACGTTCAGACCGTCCACAACTACGTCAAAGACTGGTTTGGTCCTTACAAATGCCTTGAAACTCTCCAACTCCTGaggagacatttattgacattcATCATGCAATAGATATCCAAGCATATGTCAAAGTAAAAGAATAGCATTTGCAAAGCCACTCAAGCAGTGAGGAAGGCTGCATAATGGCAGAGAGCAAGGAAACATGTTGTCCGGCATTGTGGCCAACAGGAACATGGTGTTGTGCTCCAGCATTGGAACATTGTGTGTTTTCACTTTTAGATTGCAGCCGTGTGGAAATAGACTTGTGTGAATTCCCCTAGACGCCGAGCCGTGCGCACTCTCACGTGCACACGAATCAAAACGTGGCTTGAGAAGAAATACCTCCAAAGcctcaacacacacaaaaatgaatCTTCCAACGCTGAGTGTGGCTAGCCAAGAGTGGAGCAAATGTTATTCCTTGGGTGTAAATATAATATCAACTAAAAAGGGAAGTAGTGAGGAGggaagatgagagagagagagacagcgagagagagagagagacagcgagTCTACTCCCAGTGTAATTATCCAGGGACTTTCCACGGTTGATATGTGAGACcaagcggtggcggcggcggcggcgggctcaTTGTGCTGCAGCGGGTGGCAGCTTCCAGCATACGCCAGAATACATTGGCACTCACGTGCATCATCTTGTGCTGTGATTTCATGAAACATGCAGCATTTTTTGGATACTGCTCCCATCCAAGCAATAGTTTTATTAAAGGGGGGAAATGTACTTGTATCTTATTATTCAGCATGACTCGAcaatcagccagccagccagccattctTTATCAGGACAGGTTCCTTGTATTTAGAAATGACGCAACGACCTGGAGAAGTGAGACAGGAGCAAGCCaaaaaccaaccaaccaaccaaccaaccaaaaaTAAGCCTTGTAATGATCTAATCTGAAGCAATTGCAGCCAGATACAGGCTAAAGACGCCATCTAGCAGAGAAAAGGAGCAGCAACACTAGCGAGAAAACGGAATGACGCCAAATCTACTATTCTAAAAAGATCACaatgcaagtaaaaaaaaaagaagaagaaatatgCAATGGTTGTGTTGAAAAATGACAATGACTTGAACTGGCCTCTGGCGTGGTCTTGGTGAAGACATCCCGCCCCTCGATGATGTCACTCATGACTTTCTGTTTCAGCTGTTGGTACTCCTCCGAAGTCAGCTGAATGGATTCCAAGTGTGTTCCACAACTCTTGCACACACCCCTACAACCCACAACATACATGAAGGAGTTATGAAAGACTCGGTTTGAAGATGTTGGAGTCAAAAGTGCGGGGAGTACGAGTTACTTTGGCGAGGCACTGCTCCAAGTTCCTCTCCACTTCTGTTGTGGAAAACTGAAAACAGAATGTGACagaatgatttttttaaccGTAGGCTCAACTTGATTCAGTGACCAGATTCTTCTACCTTTCAAAGCAGGTCTTGATGCTGCGAGCCAGACTCAACTGCGGGTACATTTGGTTGTTCCTCATGTACAGCAGAATTCCCAGCAGCCTCTCTTGCTGCTCCCTCGACAACATGCTCTCTCCTTCCTCTCCACCCGTTCTCTCAAACAGACAGGCCCAAGTCTCATGCTGTGGGTTCAGACCCTTTGCCAATAATTCATCATAAAGCGCCCAGGCAGCGCTGGGATCACCGTTTTGCATGGCTGCAGCGATGATGTTCCCGTAGTTGCGAGGTGATGGCTTGACAACCTGCAGAGGATCAGATGACGCTACAGCCACTATCAATTAGCGACAAGATGCGAGCGAAAAAAAGATTGTTTACCTTTTTGAGGTCTTGCAGGAGGCCGAGAGCTTCCCGCCACCTTTGTGTGCGGCTGAAAGCCTGAATAAAGAGGCTATGAGCTCCGGGATCCAAAGAGGGGAAGCTCTGTCGCATAATATCGTAGACATCAAATACTTCTTGGTCATGGCCGGCCTTTACGCAAAGTGTCAGATACTGCAATAGGATTTTGTAGGAAAGGGTTCCTGTTTCTGTGGCAACAAATGAAAGCAGAGACCTGCGCCAAAGCAGAACAGACAAgaatttttttccaacaaacaCTAAACCTAAGTGCTTCATGGCAGCAGGTCATGAAAAATGACAGCAGTTTCTATTCCACACGGCAAGTCGTCTTACTTGGCAATGTCCAACTCCGCCCCAGAGTTCATCAGTGTACACAACATGCCAATGTCAAATCGTTCTGGACTTCCCAGAGACTCTTTCAGTTCCTTCCACTCCTCGACAGATAGCGGCTGGTCGGGAGGTTGCAGCTTTCCTGTAAAACGTCTGCAATTacttacaaaataaaaagcaactgAATTTTGTTGGACTTTTCCTTTCGGATGTCTGACAGCAGCAGGATAGCCAAGTGAATGCATTGTTGAAAGGTGAATGTTGTCCTACCTCTCCTTTCAGATGTCCTCCTCGCAGGCTCCTTATGATGATTCTCCTCAGGGAGAACACCCGCCTTCCTCTTCAGCATCTCTGCTGTCCTCTTCGCCGTCCCAGCAGCGAACACGGATTTGGGGATGGAAGCATTTTGCCGAAGGTTCTTGCCTCCTCCATCAGCCACACTGTCCCACAACTCATGTGTCCTTTGTTTGATTGtgttatttttcaatttgtccTGTCTACTGTTGCTTCTGCTCAATTCATGGCTGGAGCTCCAGTCCCTGGTCCGCTGAATGTGTGCTGTGTAAGGCAAGAGAAGGAACGCTAAAGATCCTTGATTAATAAATGGTAATACAGACCTAAGGCACGGTTTAAGGCTTAACATCATACTGGACCCTATGGCCAAATTGGCTCCGGTTGGAATTAGAGAATGCCCGTCAAATATCAACATTGACTCTAATTCCTAGTGGAAacaaaaagcgcacagctcagCATAAAACTAGCAGAAATCAATAAAGTGGAGAGGAAATACGatggacaatttaaaaaaaaaaccagattaTGACAATTTACACGTGAAATCTCTGCTTAAACTAGAAATGTTCACTTTCTATTTCGGCAGCGAGCAACGTCGCGTACGTGACGTCATCGACATTCGACAGGACCAAGCACTAACCGGAACTTTGTCAGCgtccaaaacatttcaaaacaaaacgtcTTGCATTCACCATTCCTCGGTAATTCTTGGAAaatatgtttgttttgaaaagttTTAACTTTAACAGGAAGTACCGTTAAAAGCAATCCGTCTACTCTACAGATGTTAGTCATCACAAATGTTTGTGAATACGAGATCCTACTGTTTGCGACAGCGgagttgttaaaaaaataataatctgataTAGATTTACAGTTATTCGGAAGTAAACATGGCTAAAGAAAATTGGACCGGTTGGTCGGATCTTTTAAAAAGGAGGCTAGCAAACTCCAACAGAGGTAAGTCATGATGCTAGCTCAGGGTAATTGCCATTTCAATTCTGTCAACAATACATTCATTTGCCTCAAATGTGTCCCTGTTTAGATGAAAGAACACAAGAGGAAAAGAAATGTGAAGAAATGGAGCTGTTTGGCCAGTATTATTCCGAATGGAAGGGTGGaagtaacaaaaacaaatcctaCAAGAACATCCCTCGATTCTACTTTAAGGTATTGACTCGCTTGCTCCCAGTTTTTGT is a genomic window of Syngnathus typhle isolate RoL2023-S1 ecotype Sweden linkage group LG16, RoL_Styp_1.0, whole genome shotgun sequence containing:
- the prorp gene encoding mitochondrial ribonuclease P catalytic subunit, yielding MLIFDGHSLIPTGANLAIGSSMMLSLKPCLRSVLPFINQGSLAFLLLPYTAHIQRTRDWSSSHELSRSNSRQDKLKNNTIKQRTHELWDSVADGGGKNLRQNASIPKSVFAAGTAKRTAEMLKRKAGVLPEENHHKEPARRTSERRGKLQPPDQPLSVEEWKELKESLGSPERFDIGMLCTLMNSGAELDIAKSLLSFVATETGTLSYKILLQYLTLCVKAGHDQEVFDVYDIMRQSFPSLDPGAHSLFIQAFSRTQRWREALGLLQDLKKVVKPSPRNYGNIIAAAMQNGDPSAAWALYDELLAKGLNPQHETWACLFERTGGEEGESMLSREQQERLLGILLYMRNNQMYPQLSLARSIKTCFESFPQQKWRGTWSSASPKGVCKSCGTHLESIQLTSEEYQQLKQKVMSDIIEGRDVFTKTTPEELESFKAFVRTKPVFDVVVDGLNVANITKDRSKQSEMLLAVVSELKLQGLSVLVLGRKHMLRPSASWDRHNMKLIQQKAHCFFTDNISEDDPFLLYAALHSGNHCRFVSKDLMRDHKACLPDEATKRLFFKWQRGHQLVVHGHIVAGRRVRFQSIPSCDTIVQTSGDTWHIPYDDTDERSTYEVPHKWLCLTRIS